The proteins below are encoded in one region of Thermococcus peptonophilus:
- a CDS encoding Lrp/AsnC family transcriptional regulator yields the protein MGDIRFEEIEFLVELLSKYPLESLRSIAKKEGLDYYKLKRIYDKYYRKYLTVSAMYNIRLIGLKSFVAFLAVSPESLLETAVKLTRNPFVRYVNPAFGFKNGLSLYLQIPHDQVELIDQMLGKYSDDFEYYEVRAYTKEKLSDEWGNWDLGYEYAILMDILKWDARTPITEISEKLGKSRPTVRYMINRLKERNILIDFVPLPDMNVSDRGVIGITKELDEEVLKRFRDYEISVGIIPGWGYFLEWFFSSKEDMGAKILEFSRYVEKILVEYFDPTFKELNDRNSRTAFQRMVKKDGSGYRSILEF from the coding sequence ATGGGGGATATAAGATTTGAGGAGATAGAGTTTTTGGTGGAGTTACTGAGTAAGTATCCCCTAGAAAGCCTTAGGAGCATAGCTAAAAAAGAGGGACTGGACTACTACAAGTTGAAGCGCATCTATGACAAGTATTATAGAAAGTACCTCACGGTAAGTGCAATGTACAATATAAGGCTCATAGGTCTCAAGAGCTTCGTTGCTTTTCTTGCAGTATCCCCTGAGAGTCTTCTCGAGACCGCCGTAAAGCTGACTAGAAATCCTTTTGTCAGGTATGTAAACCCTGCATTTGGCTTCAAGAATGGTTTGTCTCTGTACCTTCAAATCCCACACGACCAAGTGGAACTTATAGATCAAATGCTTGGAAAGTACTCGGACGACTTCGAGTACTACGAAGTGAGGGCATACACGAAGGAGAAACTCTCAGATGAATGGGGAAACTGGGATCTCGGCTATGAATATGCCATTTTAATGGACATCCTCAAGTGGGACGCTAGAACACCCATCACTGAAATCTCAGAAAAACTCGGCAAGTCAAGACCCACCGTCAGGTACATGATAAACCGGCTGAAAGAAAGGAACATACTGATCGACTTTGTCCCCCTCCCAGACATGAACGTCTCAGATAGAGGGGTTATCGGAATCACTAAGGAGTTGGATGAAGAAGTGCTCAAAAGATTTAGAGACTACGAGATTTCCGTCGGTATTATTCCCGGGTGGGGCTATTTCTTGGAGTGGTTCTTCTCCTCAAAGGAGGATATGGGGGCGAAGATACTGGAGTTCAGCAGGTACGTTGAGAAAATCCTTGTTGAGTACTTTGATCCGACGTTCAAGGAACTTAACGACAGAAATTCTAGGACGGCTTTTCAGAGGATGGTGAAAAAAGACGGGAGCGGTTATAGATCAATATTGGAGTTCTAA
- a CDS encoding SPASM domain-containing protein — translation MERAESIALPIEMPTNSETIVIGKPPWSNKKHTGKVGRLILQLGTGKGEFFEIYGIPRSIGCIGNNRFILRREPLSLEEFKGAILEFRKMGGKELWLTNYDSIELLLALANFAVEIEIPEVYAVVMFEDLPRVTPGEGIRFIAEVKYPDVKPEELSEYPWLHGVLAVVEQEYLDDVVRENFPGDLYVDVLYPGSIKKVRFNTIELRRILNPTTEKYHDCLAGTVAVTADGYVLPCPLLRNYVVGDLKKEPLKRVTRRKRLRTFWRMTKDSIPACSSCPFKYICHDCRALEYQATGEIDGMEYCPLHFLRL, via the coding sequence ATGGAAAGGGCCGAGTCTATTGCTCTTCCAATTGAGATGCCCACGAATTCTGAGACCATAGTTATTGGCAAGCCTCCTTGGAGCAACAAGAAACACACTGGGAAGGTAGGGAGGCTCATCCTCCAACTCGGCACTGGAAAAGGTGAATTCTTCGAAATCTACGGGATTCCAAGGTCGATTGGGTGCATAGGAAATAACCGGTTCATCCTTCGGAGGGAGCCCCTTAGCTTGGAAGAATTTAAGGGAGCTATACTTGAGTTCAGAAAAATGGGCGGTAAGGAGCTTTGGTTGACCAACTACGACAGCATTGAGCTTCTTCTGGCGCTGGCGAACTTCGCTGTTGAGATAGAAATCCCGGAAGTTTACGCGGTTGTTATGTTTGAAGACCTCCCTAGGGTTACTCCCGGAGAGGGGATCCGATTCATAGCAGAGGTAAAGTATCCGGATGTTAAGCCCGAGGAGCTTTCCGAGTATCCATGGCTTCACGGGGTTCTTGCCGTTGTGGAGCAGGAGTACTTAGATGATGTCGTAAGAGAGAACTTTCCTGGAGATCTGTACGTGGATGTACTCTATCCCGGCTCCATTAAAAAGGTGAGGTTTAACACCATAGAACTCAGGCGTATACTGAACCCAACCACTGAGAAGTATCACGACTGCCTCGCCGGAACTGTTGCCGTTACTGCCGATGGCTATGTGCTCCCCTGCCCTCTGCTCAGGAACTACGTTGTTGGCGACCTCAAAAAGGAACCCCTCAAGCGCGTAACCCGGAGAAAACGGCTCAGAACCTTCTGGAGGATGACCAAGGACAGCATACCAGCGTGCTCCAGCTGTCCGTTTAAGTACATCTGCCATGACTGCAGGGCGCTTGAGTACCAAGCGACTGGGGAGATAGATGGGATGGAGTACTGCCCGCTTCACTTTCTCAGGCTTTAG
- a CDS encoding molybdenum cofactor biosynthesis protein MoaE, with amino-acid sequence MKVRLTKEKFSVDEAISVLRVPEAGAYVVFLGQVRNENLGRKVEKLIYEAYPEMAEAEMERIREEALKKFPILDMVIWHRYGELKVGEDTILIVASAKHRKEAFRACEWAIDEVKHRVPIWKKEVTPEGTFWLEGDRAVKE; translated from the coding sequence ATGAAAGTTAGACTTACTAAAGAGAAGTTCAGTGTTGATGAAGCGATTTCAGTACTCCGAGTTCCAGAGGCTGGCGCCTACGTGGTGTTCCTCGGCCAGGTAAGAAACGAAAACCTTGGGAGAAAGGTCGAGAAGCTCATATATGAGGCCTATCCGGAAATGGCCGAAGCGGAGATGGAGAGGATAAGAGAAGAAGCCCTAAAAAAGTTCCCGATTCTAGACATGGTGATATGGCACAGGTACGGTGAGCTGAAGGTCGGCGAGGACACGATACTGATCGTGGCGAGCGCCAAGCACAGGAAAGAAGCTTTCAGGGCCTGTGAATGGGCAATTGATGAGGTAAAACACAGGGTTCCAATATGGAAGAAGGAAGTAACTCCTGAGGGGACTTTCTGGCTTGAGGGAGACAGGGCAGTGAAAGAGTAA
- a CDS encoding ThiF family adenylyltransferase produces the protein MLTERELERYDRQIMIFGKEGQEKLKGAKVAVVGVGGLGSPVAYYLAAAGIGTVLLIDEQTPELSNLNRQILHWEEDVGKRPKPESAKWKLERFNSDIKIEAYTGRLTAENINEVLKDVDIVVDCLDNFQTRYLLDEYIHRKRIPLVHGAVEGMHGQVTTIVPGITKSLREIFPKVNEKEEKFPIIGATAGVVGSIQAMEVIKLLTGIGEPLLNKLLLIDLALNLFEIVELK, from the coding sequence ATGCTGACTGAGAGGGAGCTTGAGAGGTACGACAGGCAGATAATGATATTCGGAAAGGAAGGACAGGAAAAACTGAAGGGTGCAAAAGTCGCGGTCGTCGGTGTTGGAGGCCTCGGAAGTCCTGTAGCGTATTATCTGGCTGCCGCTGGAATAGGCACCGTTCTCCTCATCGACGAGCAGACCCCAGAGCTGAGCAACCTCAACAGGCAGATACTCCACTGGGAGGAGGACGTTGGGAAGAGGCCAAAGCCAGAATCAGCTAAATGGAAGCTTGAACGCTTTAACTCTGACATAAAGATAGAGGCCTACACGGGCAGACTCACTGCGGAGAACATCAATGAAGTCCTTAAGGATGTTGATATCGTGGTTGACTGCCTGGACAACTTCCAGACCCGCTACCTGCTCGATGAATACATTCACAGAAAAAGAATCCCGCTCGTTCACGGTGCGGTGGAAGGCATGCACGGGCAGGTGACGACGATAGTCCCTGGCATCACAAAGAGCCTCAGGGAGATTTTTCCGAAAGTTAATGAAAAAGAAGAAAAGTTCCCAATAATAGGTGCCACGGCGGGAGTAGTTGGTTCCATACAGGCAATGGAAGTCATTAAACTGCTGACGGGCATTGGAGAGCCTCTGTTGAACAAACTCCTTCTGATAGACTTAGCCTTGAACCTCTTTGAAATAGTGGAACTTAAGTAG
- a CDS encoding ubiquitin-like small modifier protein 1 — MRIKVRYFARYRSLVGKSEEELEVPDGITVRDLIEILKERYPVLKNEVFAEDDDLADVNVSRNGRYVRFDEVLKDGDVIAIFPPVSGG; from the coding sequence GTGAGAATAAAAGTCAGGTACTTCGCTCGCTACCGTTCCCTCGTGGGCAAGAGCGAGGAAGAACTGGAAGTTCCCGACGGGATAACCGTGAGAGACCTCATTGAAATCCTGAAGGAGCGCTATCCGGTCCTTAAAAACGAAGTTTTTGCCGAAGATGACGACCTTGCCGACGTTAACGTCTCCAGAAACGGGCGCTACGTAAGGTTCGACGAGGTGTTGAAGGACGGGGACGTAATCGCGATATTTCCGCCTGTAAGTGGTGGTTAA
- a CDS encoding CARDB domain-containing protein, whose amino-acid sequence MLNDNSKDVEGDYTFTIPCIGRRPIKGHTVSPAGSYGEDTIGPITCPEHGEYGYHVTFYFGPYNRTSGGRLVVVNRDNGGNDDSSGSLKIKDARFSPETPKDGDTVTFQVKVYNNYTDDKNVKLTLYIDGSEADSVAGSVSAGSTGEFSLHWGAEAGEHSYEVKLYSVDEKNGKEALEDSEDGSIEVSRVVNGLSAWFEVVPNPVEAGNNVTVYITVKNSENYKQTWPIELVGNTGNVWWPREDYYGMNYSISDGDLTIYANKTARITATIGPITQNTTLTLKIGGYQMASKYVEVNSNSQLIMSKASCEDIKFDFSDYAYRATVSCEVYLHNLRNQEVYIEHISVEDYSLGQLEKIPLGSLGVEKWLISPQEFTIKPWETRRIVFSLPIYVSSYIPISGSDATEVVLKNGEYTNIKFEYTLGYSIDRKVWHHYFNSVSQHVKITMDTKTVVADYVLSGIAAITDPNTAISISIGSVRILGLKVNGKLGLDPWAFLWNGLIKPYILEHT is encoded by the coding sequence GTGCTCAACGACAACTCTAAGGACGTTGAGGGTGACTACACTTTCACTATTCCATGCATAGGAAGAAGACCAATAAAGGGTCACACTGTCTCTCCTGCTGGATCTTATGGCGAGGACACCATTGGTCCAATAACGTGTCCAGAACACGGGGAGTATGGCTATCATGTCACCTTCTATTTTGGCCCATATAACAGAACCAGCGGGGGAAGACTTGTTGTCGTAAATAGAGATAACGGCGGAAACGATGACTCCAGTGGTTCTCTCAAAATCAAGGACGCACGTTTCAGTCCAGAAACGCCAAAGGATGGGGACACCGTGACGTTCCAAGTCAAGGTTTATAACAACTACACGGATGACAAGAATGTGAAGCTGACGCTTTACATTGATGGCTCGGAGGCTGATTCGGTGGCCGGTAGTGTTTCAGCGGGCTCTACGGGAGAGTTTTCCCTCCACTGGGGTGCCGAGGCTGGGGAGCACTCGTATGAGGTTAAGCTTTACAGTGTAGACGAGAAGAACGGGAAAGAGGCCCTAGAGGACAGTGAGGACGGGAGCATTGAAGTTTCGCGCGTGGTGAATGGTCTCTCCGCCTGGTTTGAGGTTGTTCCGAATCCTGTTGAAGCTGGTAATAATGTGACGGTTTACATCACTGTGAAGAACTCAGAGAACTACAAGCAAACATGGCCGATTGAATTAGTTGGTAACACTGGAAACGTTTGGTGGCCTCGCGAGGACTACTACGGGATGAACTACTCAATATCGGATGGTGATTTAACCATTTACGCCAACAAGACTGCAAGAATAACCGCAACCATAGGACCCATAACTCAGAACACGACTCTAACACTGAAAATCGGCGGATACCAAATGGCAAGCAAATACGTTGAGGTAAATAGCAACAGTCAACTTATAATGTCAAAAGCATCTTGTGAAGATATAAAATTTGATTTTAGTGACTATGCTTACAGAGCTACAGTTTCATGTGAGGTTTATCTACATAATCTGAGAAATCAAGAAGTATATATTGAGCATATCTCAGTAGAGGACTACTCTCTTGGTCAACTGGAAAAGATTCCCCTAGGGAGTCTTGGAGTAGAGAAGTGGCTCATAAGTCCACAAGAATTCACGATAAAACCTTGGGAAACTAGAAGAATAGTGTTTTCACTGCCAATCTACGTAAGTTCTTACATCCCGATAAGTGGAAGTGATGCAACTGAAGTAGTACTCAAGAATGGCGAATATACAAATATAAAATTTGAGTATACCCTTGGATACAGTATTGACAGAAAAGTTTGGCACCATTACTTTAACTCAGTTTCACAACACGTAAAAATTACTATGGACACTAAAACCGTTGTAGCAGATTATGTACTGAGCGGCATAGCAGCCATTACGGATCCAAACACTGCAATCAGCATTTCAATTGGATCCGTAAGAATCTTAGGTCTTAAGGTTAATGGGAAGTTAGGTTTGGATCCCTGGGCGTTTCTGTGGAACGGTCTGATTAAGCCATATATACTGGAACACACATAG
- a CDS encoding CDP-2,3-bis-(O-geranylgeranyl)-sn-glycerol synthase codes for MGWPSSVFWAFWYILPAYFANASPVLVGGGRPIDGGRVWRDGRRLLGDGKTRRGFIGGVLIGTLVGVVQYFITPGFYGSLETAVKLAFLLSFGALVGDLVGSFIKRRANLPRGYPAVGLDQLGFLISALAFAYPVKTLSSGQIIFLLVVSPFIHWGANYFAYKMGWKSVPW; via the coding sequence ATGGGATGGCCCTCATCCGTTTTCTGGGCGTTCTGGTACATACTCCCTGCTTACTTTGCCAACGCATCTCCAGTCCTCGTTGGGGGCGGCAGACCAATAGACGGTGGGAGGGTCTGGAGAGACGGCAGGAGACTTTTGGGAGACGGCAAAACCCGGAGAGGGTTTATAGGAGGCGTCCTGATAGGGACTCTAGTCGGGGTAGTTCAGTACTTTATAACACCCGGTTTCTATGGGAGCCTCGAGACCGCTGTGAAGCTTGCATTTCTGCTGTCATTCGGCGCTCTTGTTGGTGATCTCGTCGGAAGCTTCATCAAGAGGCGGGCAAACCTTCCGAGGGGCTACCCTGCTGTAGGACTTGACCAGTTAGGCTTCCTAATAAGCGCTCTGGCATTCGCTTACCCTGTAAAAACCCTTTCCAGCGGACAGATAATATTCCTTCTGGTCGTGTCCCCGTTCATTCACTGGGGGGCCAACTACTTCGCCTACAAAATGGGTTGGAAGAGCGTACCCTGGTGA
- a CDS encoding LEA type 2 family protein produces MKKVVAVFLLIVLILVLWGAYIAYAVMTITPVLTAKWGNVNEENVEVVVDAELGKVLFIPASVENLSIQFNGVEVASLKEFDYSPTKTNARIVMGIDPNELVRALERYFDNNQHGEASIEIRLGLFGLFHPTLNFSQELQQDILGQLDFKAESRPVFGGLLYTPSVEGTKVVWLGAENGLWNLKTYATLKNPNSFPIPVSNLEFEIFVNGIKVGVGNVSQGVTIPAGGVATVPIDTKIYSEYLPKVLVTHIKNGEKSLVEVNFYITVSAGGKSARMKLTSEKTVIQTDIMATINEALSNIPLRE; encoded by the coding sequence ATGAAGAAAGTTGTTGCAGTTTTTCTCCTGATAGTTCTGATCCTTGTCTTATGGGGAGCTTACATCGCCTACGCCGTAATGACAATTACCCCAGTTCTTACGGCAAAGTGGGGCAACGTGAATGAGGAGAACGTTGAAGTAGTAGTTGATGCCGAGCTTGGAAAGGTGCTCTTTATCCCAGCTTCCGTTGAGAACCTTTCAATACAGTTCAACGGCGTTGAAGTGGCCTCCCTTAAGGAATTTGACTACTCTCCCACAAAAACAAACGCAAGAATCGTGATGGGTATTGATCCAAATGAACTTGTAAGGGCACTTGAAAGGTACTTTGACAACAACCAGCACGGTGAGGCGAGCATCGAGATTAGGTTAGGACTTTTTGGTCTGTTTCACCCTACGCTTAACTTCTCTCAGGAACTCCAGCAGGATATCCTCGGTCAGCTGGACTTCAAAGCCGAGAGCAGGCCTGTCTTTGGAGGCCTACTCTACACCCCATCCGTTGAAGGAACAAAGGTGGTGTGGCTGGGGGCTGAGAACGGCCTCTGGAACCTGAAAACCTACGCAACGCTGAAGAATCCAAACTCGTTCCCCATTCCCGTCTCAAACCTCGAGTTTGAGATTTTTGTAAACGGTATAAAAGTAGGGGTTGGAAACGTCAGCCAAGGGGTCACAATACCGGCTGGAGGCGTTGCGACGGTTCCCATCGATACTAAGATATATTCGGAATACCTCCCGAAGGTTCTAGTAACCCACATAAAGAACGGAGAGAAGAGCCTTGTTGAGGTAAACTTCTACATAACAGTGAGCGCGGGAGGTAAGAGCGCCAGGATGAAGCTCACAAGCGAGAAGACTGTAATACAAACGGACATAATGGCCACCATAAACGAGGCCCTTTCGAATATCCCTCTTAGGGAATGA
- a CDS encoding DUF3201 domain-containing protein has product MREKFDVRAIHEFLNRLWEDVFTLNQKLKEELPKFGFKVEDVEEVFGAYIFLDGEWRQMSYPHPAFEVKPQIEVGATPESYYFVVAVPKEKVSEDFLEAFLEAFPKSFIYGSEDFLNDVYNCMRDSPLPEEIVKRIQESPEKVFQFEANFDDVEKLKEGLFKVIELGNRFEIFDL; this is encoded by the coding sequence ATGAGAGAGAAATTTGACGTGAGAGCCATCCATGAGTTTCTCAACAGGCTCTGGGAGGACGTATTCACGCTCAATCAGAAGCTTAAGGAAGAACTCCCAAAGTTCGGCTTTAAGGTGGAAGATGTGGAGGAGGTCTTTGGGGCTTACATTTTCCTTGACGGCGAGTGGAGACAGATGAGCTACCCTCATCCTGCCTTTGAGGTGAAGCCGCAGATTGAAGTCGGTGCAACCCCTGAAAGCTATTACTTCGTCGTCGCCGTCCCGAAGGAGAAGGTGAGCGAGGACTTTCTTGAAGCATTTCTTGAGGCCTTTCCGAAGAGCTTCATCTACGGAAGTGAAGACTTCCTCAACGACGTCTACAACTGCATGAGGGACAGCCCCCTGCCGGAGGAGATCGTCAAGAGAATACAAGAAAGTCCTGAAAAGGTTTTCCAGTTCGAGGCCAACTTTGACGATGTTGAAAAGCTTAAAGAGGGACTTTTTAAGGTTATAGAACTCGGAAATCGCTTTGAAATCTTTGACCTTTGA
- a CDS encoding RsmB/NOP family class I SAM-dependent RNA methyltransferase has protein sequence MGYEEAFPAELRDYYRKLFGNEAEEIMASLRTPVEKYYIRVNTLKTSRSELMRRLRREGLKPKRSPYLAEGIYFEREGPNFDDDYDPGLKKVVANKFASESVYQGAMLYAPGVLKADKGIKPGDEVEIRDPRGLLVGIGIARMSGKEMVTATRGLAVEVTLPKFKLPSLSELESFKEGLFYAQSLPSMVASRVLEPSEEDLIIDMAAAPGGKTSHIAQLMQNRGEIIAIDKSRNRLKKMEEELKRLGVKNVKLIHMDARKLPELGIEADKILLDAPCTALGIRPKLWETRTPKDIEATARYQRAFIWAAIKSLRKGGTLVYSTCTISYEENEANVKYMLQKGLKLEEQSIFIASHGINMEGVQRFYPNRHLTQGFFIAKLRKV, from the coding sequence ATGGGCTACGAGGAAGCCTTTCCAGCCGAGCTCAGGGATTACTACAGAAAGCTCTTCGGGAACGAGGCGGAAGAGATCATGGCATCATTGAGAACTCCAGTCGAGAAGTACTATATCAGAGTGAACACCCTCAAGACGAGCAGGAGCGAACTGATGAGGCGGCTGAGGAGAGAAGGCTTAAAGCCCAAGAGAAGTCCTTACCTAGCGGAGGGAATATACTTCGAGAGGGAAGGGCCGAACTTCGACGATGATTACGATCCAGGCCTCAAGAAGGTTGTCGCGAACAAGTTTGCCAGCGAGAGCGTCTATCAGGGAGCAATGCTCTACGCACCGGGAGTTCTGAAGGCTGATAAGGGTATAAAGCCTGGCGACGAGGTCGAAATTAGGGATCCGAGGGGACTTCTGGTCGGAATCGGCATCGCGAGGATGAGCGGGAAGGAGATGGTAACCGCCACGAGGGGTCTGGCGGTTGAGGTAACACTGCCAAAGTTCAAGCTCCCAAGTTTGAGCGAGCTGGAGAGCTTCAAGGAGGGTCTCTTCTACGCTCAAAGTTTGCCCTCGATGGTAGCTTCAAGGGTTCTCGAGCCAAGTGAGGAAGACCTCATCATCGATATGGCCGCGGCCCCTGGAGGAAAGACCTCACACATAGCCCAGCTCATGCAGAACCGGGGCGAGATAATAGCCATCGACAAGTCCAGGAACAGGCTAAAGAAGATGGAGGAGGAACTCAAGAGACTCGGCGTGAAGAACGTTAAGCTCATTCATATGGACGCTAGGAAGCTTCCCGAGCTTGGGATTGAAGCCGATAAGATACTCCTTGACGCCCCCTGCACCGCGCTCGGAATAAGGCCCAAGCTCTGGGAAACTAGGACGCCAAAGGACATTGAGGCAACCGCGAGATACCAGAGGGCCTTCATCTGGGCCGCGATAAAGTCCCTTCGGAAGGGCGGGACGCTGGTTTACTCTACCTGTACAATCAGCTACGAGGAGAACGAGGCCAACGTCAAATACATGCTCCAAAAAGGCCTGAAGCTTGAAGAGCAGAGCATTTTTATAGCGTCCCACGGAATTAACATGGAGGGCGTCCAGAGGTTTTATCCGAACAGACACCTGACTCAGGGCTTCTTCATAGCAAAGCTCAGGAAGGTGTGA
- a CDS encoding lysylphosphatidylglycerol synthase transmembrane domain-containing protein, whose product MDWKKVSLFGVAIGIIAALLWWAGIDEVIAILKRARIKYLVLAFFVYILGLLAWAMRWKVLIDALNMEAPFSKILMALMAGIFVNNATPGARGGGEPVRTYFLAKEIERPYGPVFATVMMDRILDLIPVVGMLAVATAYVYSLGSRSLAIILIFLDVVFFGLVALTLGILLSERKTKGALRWFFKLVERLLPVVAEKYREKFERVVEVDVPRFQNDFRFLITHKRAFLLATIYSTVSWLTVVVRGYYAFLVIGYPIKFADVVVVQMVGMVVGMLSVIPGGAGLIETVNSATYVLLGIEKEHAVTATLLDRLISYWIPTAVGALATTHLGAKIRRKKKGLIR is encoded by the coding sequence ATGGACTGGAAAAAGGTTTCACTTTTTGGAGTCGCGATCGGAATCATCGCCGCTCTCCTCTGGTGGGCCGGGATAGATGAGGTAATTGCCATTCTAAAGAGAGCCCGTATTAAGTACCTTGTTCTCGCGTTTTTTGTGTATATCTTGGGCCTCTTAGCTTGGGCAATGAGGTGGAAGGTTCTTATAGATGCCCTAAACATGGAGGCCCCGTTTTCAAAGATCCTGATGGCCCTAATGGCCGGCATCTTCGTAAACAACGCAACTCCTGGGGCGCGGGGCGGAGGGGAGCCAGTGAGAACGTATTTTCTGGCCAAAGAAATTGAGAGGCCCTATGGTCCTGTGTTCGCGACGGTGATGATGGACAGAATCCTTGACCTAATCCCAGTGGTGGGAATGCTCGCCGTTGCCACCGCGTACGTCTACTCCCTCGGTTCAAGGTCTCTGGCGATAATCCTAATTTTCCTGGATGTTGTGTTTTTCGGTCTTGTCGCCTTAACTCTGGGGATTCTTCTAAGCGAGAGGAAGACCAAGGGGGCGCTCCGCTGGTTCTTCAAACTTGTAGAGCGCCTCCTGCCTGTAGTGGCGGAAAAGTACCGTGAGAAGTTTGAGAGAGTTGTGGAGGTCGATGTTCCCCGCTTCCAGAACGATTTCAGGTTCCTCATAACTCACAAGAGAGCTTTTTTACTCGCCACGATTTATTCTACGGTTTCCTGGCTAACGGTCGTTGTTAGGGGCTATTATGCGTTCTTAGTCATAGGATATCCCATAAAGTTCGCGGACGTGGTCGTCGTTCAGATGGTTGGAATGGTAGTCGGAATGTTGAGCGTGATTCCGGGAGGGGCGGGCCTCATAGAGACGGTCAATTCAGCAACCTACGTGCTCCTTGGGATTGAGAAAGAGCACGCCGTCACCGCCACACTCCTCGACAGGCTCATTTCTTACTGGATACCGACTGCGGTGGGGGCGCTGGCGACAACTCACCTCGGGGCAAAAATTCGCAGGAAAAAGAAAGGTTTAATTAGGTAA